One Setaria viridis chromosome 3, Setaria_viridis_v4.0, whole genome shotgun sequence DNA window includes the following coding sequences:
- the LOC117848691 gene encoding phosphoethanolamine N-methyltransferase 1 has translation MDAPVVAVANGIGEVERKVQKSYWEEHSKSLTVESMMLDSRAADLDKEERPEILSLLPSYKGKSVLELGAGIGRFTGDLAKEAGHVLALDFIESVIKKNESINGHHKNITFMCADVTSPNLKIEDNSFDLIFSNWLLMYLSDEEVEKLVGKMVKWLKVGGHIFFRESCFHQSGDSKRKVNPTHYREPRFYTKVFKEGHSYDKNGDSFELSLVTYKCIGAYVKNKKNQNQICWLWEKVKSTEDKDFQRFLDNVQYKTNGILRYERIFGEGYVSTGGVETTKEFVDMLDLKPGQKVLDVGCGIGGGDFYMAENYDVHVLGIDLSVNMVSFAMERAIGRKCSVEFEVADCTTKDYPENSFDVIYSRDTILHIQDKPALFRSFFKWLKPGGKVLISDYCKNPGKPSEEFAAYIKQRGYDLHDVKAYGKMLEGAGFHDVIAEDRTEQFLSVLRRELAEVEKNKDAFVADFTQEDYDDIVNGWNAKLKRSSAGEQRWGLFIATK, from the exons ATGGACGCCCCCGTGGTGGCCGTTGCGAACG GGATCGGTGAGGTGGAGCGGAAGGTGCAGAAGAGCTACTGGGAGGAGCACTCCAAGTCCCTCACCGTCGAGTCCATGATGCTCGACTcccgcgccgccgacctcgacAAGGAGGAGCGCCCTGAG ATCCTGTCTTTACTTCCATCTTACAAAGGGAAATCAGTTCTAGAGCTTGGTGCCGGAATAGGGCGCTTTACTGGAGATCTGGCAAAAGAAGCTGGTCACGTTCTAGCACTGGATTTTATTGAAAGTGTCATTAAGAAG AATGAAAGCATAAATGGACATCACAAGAACATAACCTTCATGTGTGCTGATGTAACATCTCCCAACTTGAAGATTGAAGACAACTCTTTTGATCTGATATTCTCAAACTGGCTACTAATGTACCTTTCAGATGAGGAG GTTGAGAAGCTTGTGGGGAAAATGGTAAAATGGTTAAAGGTCGGTGGCCACATATTCTTTAGAGAATCATGTTTTCACCAATCTGGAGATTCGAAAAGGAAAGTGAACCCAACACACTACAGAGAACCAAGGTTTTATACTAAG GTATTTAAAGAGGGCCATTCGTATGATAAGAATGGAGATTCTTTTGAACTTTCTCTAGTGACTTATAAGTGTATCGGGGCTTAtgtaaaaaacaagaaaaatcaaaaccag ATATGTTGGTTATGGGAAAAGGTAAAATCAACAGAAGACAAAGATTTTCAAAGGTTCCTGGACAACGTGCAATACAAAACTAATGGAATCCTACGTTATGAGCGTATCTTTGGTGAAGGTTATGTGAGCACTGGTGGAGTTG AAACTACTAAGGAATTTGTGGATATGCTGGATCTTAAACCTGGCCAGAAAGTACTTGATGTTGGATGTGGAATTGGAGGAGGTGATTTTTATATGGCTGAGAACTACGACGTCCATGTTCTTGGTATCGATCTTTCCGTTAACATGGTTTCCTTTGCAATGGAACGTGCCATTGGACGCAAGTGCTCTGTTGAGTTTGAAGTTGCTGATTGCACCACAAAGGATTACCCAGAAAATAGTTTTGACGTTATCTACAGCCGTGACACCATCCTTCACATACAA GACAAACCTGCTTTGTTCAGAAGCTTCTTCAAATGGCTGAAACCCGGTGGCAAAGTCCTAATCAGTGATTACTGTAAGAATCCTGGGAAGCCATCTGAAGAATTTGCTGCATACATTAAGCAGAGAGGTTATGACCTTCACGATGTGAAGGCTTATGGAAAG ATGCTCGAGGGTGCTGGTTTTCATGATGTCATTGCAGAAGATCGCACTGAACAG TTCCTGAGTGTTCTACGGAGGGAGCTAGCTGAAGTCGAGAAGAACAAAGACGCTTTCGTGGCAGACTTCACCCAG GAGGACTATGACGACATTGTGAACGGCTGGAACGCGAAGCTGAAGCGGAGCTCTGCCGGTGAGCAGAGGTGGGGGCTGTTCATTGCCACCAAGTGA